A single window of Caldicellulosiruptor bescii DSM 6725 DNA harbors:
- a CDS encoding UDP-N-acetylglucosamine 1-carboxyvinyltransferase: MKEAYEKLVIEGGNPLYGEVIINGAKNAAVAVIPAALMADGESVIDNLPLIEDVFAMDDILLRLGAKIEYDNHSLKIDARNLHSCVAPYESVKKIRASYYLIGALLTRFGRAEVAMPGGCNFGSRPIDQHIKGFTALGADVRIENGMIKAYADRLVGTKIYLDVVSVGATINLMLAAVKAKGITIIENAAKEPHVVDTANFLNSMGAKIKGAGTDIIRIEGVDKLYPTKYAIIPDQIEAGTYMIAACATKGHVIVKNVIPKHLESLTAKLIEMGAEVITYEDSIEVICRQRLRGSSIKTMPYPGFPTDLQPQMTVLLSLCNGTSIVTEGVWENRYQYVDELKKMGANIKVEGRVAVVEGVESLQGAEVVAVDLRAGAALIVAGLAAKGKTVIYNAKNVDRGYENIDFKLSKLGAKVSRT; the protein is encoded by the coding sequence TTGAAAGAAGCTTATGAAAAACTTGTGATAGAAGGTGGCAATCCTTTATATGGTGAGGTTATAATAAATGGCGCAAAAAATGCTGCAGTTGCTGTAATTCCCGCAGCTTTAATGGCTGACGGGGAAAGTGTTATAGATAACCTTCCTTTAATTGAAGATGTGTTTGCAATGGATGACATTTTGCTAAGGCTTGGAGCAAAGATAGAGTATGACAATCATTCTCTTAAAATAGATGCGAGGAATCTGCATAGCTGTGTAGCACCATATGAAAGTGTCAAGAAGATAAGAGCTTCATATTACCTCATTGGAGCACTTCTTACCCGGTTTGGCAGGGCGGAGGTTGCCATGCCAGGCGGGTGTAATTTTGGTTCAAGACCAATTGACCAGCACATAAAAGGTTTTACAGCGCTTGGTGCTGATGTTAGAATAGAAAATGGTATGATAAAAGCATATGCAGACAGGCTTGTTGGAACAAAGATATATTTGGACGTTGTGTCTGTTGGTGCAACAATCAATCTTATGCTTGCTGCTGTCAAGGCAAAAGGCATCACAATAATAGAAAATGCCGCAAAAGAACCGCATGTTGTTGACACTGCAAATTTTCTGAACAGTATGGGTGCAAAAATCAAGGGCGCAGGTACTGACATTATAAGGATTGAAGGAGTGGATAAGCTTTATCCAACAAAGTATGCAATTATTCCTGACCAGATAGAAGCAGGGACATATATGATAGCTGCATGTGCAACAAAGGGACATGTAATTGTAAAAAATGTGATTCCTAAGCATTTAGAGTCGCTGACAGCAAAGCTTATTGAGATGGGGGCAGAGGTTATAACTTATGAAGACAGCATCGAAGTTATTTGCCGGCAAAGACTTAGAGGTTCGAGCATAAAGACAATGCCGTACCCAGGTTTCCCCACAGACCTTCAACCTCAGATGACAGTGCTATTGAGTCTTTGTAATGGTACAAGCATTGTTACAGAAGGTGTGTGGGAAAATAGATACCAGTATGTGGATGAGCTCAAAAAGATGGGAGCAAACATTAAGGTTGAGGGGAGAGTGGCCGTTGTTGAAGGTGTTGAGAGCCTTCAAGGTGCTGAGGTTGTTGCTGTGGACCTTCGGGCAGGTGCTGCATTAATTGTTGCAGGGCTTGCAGCAAAAGGGAAAACTGTAATTTACAATGCCAAAAATGTGGATAGAGGTTATGAAAATATAGATTTTAAGCTTTCAAAACTGGGTGCAAAAGTTTCAAGAACATAA
- a CDS encoding MBL fold metallo-hydrolase, whose amino-acid sequence MSDEMLFCPLYSGSSGNSILISYKDTSIIVDAGVSFKKLAEALEKIGFNKKINAILLSHDHYDHVKCAGVYFRKLNVPIITNYKTWESIKNSLGKVDESYVKLIDTGTSFSVGSIGIDTFSIPHDASDPMGFCFYFKDKKVSICTDVGHVNDSVARMIDFSDIILLESNHDVEMLMFGPYPYYLKQRIKSDKGHLSNEQAAQMILRLNLARTRRIYLGHLSEENNHPDVALLTVSSILEQHGVFESYHLSLEIANRYSPSLCSLL is encoded by the coding sequence ATGTCGGATGAAATGCTTTTTTGTCCGCTGTACAGTGGAAGCAGTGGAAATAGCATTTTGATTTCGTACAAAGATACATCAATAATAGTTGATGCTGGTGTAAGCTTTAAAAAACTTGCAGAGGCGCTCGAAAAAATTGGATTTAATAAGAAAATTAATGCAATTTTACTTTCACATGACCACTACGACCATGTTAAATGTGCGGGCGTTTACTTTAGAAAGCTCAATGTTCCCATTATAACAAATTACAAAACATGGGAAAGTATAAAAAACTCTCTTGGCAAAGTTGACGAAAGCTATGTCAAATTAATTGATACAGGTACAAGCTTTTCGGTAGGAAGTATTGGAATTGATACATTTTCAATACCTCACGATGCATCTGATCCGATGGGGTTTTGTTTTTATTTCAAAGACAAAAAAGTTTCAATTTGCACAGATGTTGGACATGTAAATGACAGCGTTGCCAGAATGATAGATTTTTCAGATATTATCTTACTTGAATCAAACCACGACGTTGAGATGCTGATGTTCGGACCTTACCCATATTATCTTAAACAGAGGATAAAAAGCGATAAAGGTCATCTTTCAAATGAACAGGCAGCTCAGATGATTTTAAGACTAAATCTTGCTCGTACAAGAAGGATTTATTTAGGACATCTTAGCGAAGAGAATAATCACCCGGATGTTGCGCTTTTGACAGTAAGTTCAATTTTAGAGCAGCATGGTGTATTTGAAAGTTATCATCTTTCTCTTGAAATTGCAAACAGGTACAGTCCATCACTTTGTTCATTACTATAA
- the rpiB gene encoding ribose 5-phosphate isomerase B gives MKIAIGSDHAGFSLKEAVKKHLEKKGIEFKDFGTYSQESCDYPDIAKDVALAVKNEEFTFGILICGTGIGISIAANKVRGIRAALCHDTFSAKAARAHNNANILAMGARVIGEGLACEIVDAFLASNFEGGRHQRRIDKIHLIENDQK, from the coding sequence GTGAAGATTGCAATAGGTTCTGACCATGCAGGATTTTCTTTGAAAGAGGCGGTGAAGAAACATCTTGAGAAAAAAGGGATTGAGTTCAAGGACTTTGGGACGTACTCTCAAGAGTCTTGCGACTACCCGGACATTGCAAAGGATGTGGCGCTGGCAGTAAAAAACGAAGAGTTTACATTTGGTATACTCATCTGTGGGACAGGAATTGGAATCTCTATTGCTGCAAACAAAGTAAGGGGAATTAGAGCTGCGCTTTGTCATGACACATTTTCTGCTAAAGCTGCACGAGCTCATAACAATGCAAACATCCTTGCGATGGGTGCAAGGGTTATCGGTGAAGGGCTTGCATGTGAGATTGTAGATGCATTTTTGGCATCAAACTTTGAAGGTGGAAGGCATCAGAGAAGGATTGATAAGATACATCTTATAGAGAATGACCAGAAATAG
- the upp gene encoding uracil phosphoribosyltransferase — MVEYKKNVYVFDHPLIQHKLTLIRDKNTGVKEFRELVEEIAMLMAYEVTRNLPLKEVEIETPVGVAKCKVISGRKLAIVPILRAGLGMVDGLLKLIPAAKVGHIGLYRDPETLKPVEYYCKLPQDVHERDIIVLDPMLATGGSASAAFDYIKRYNPQSLKLMCLIAAPEGIERLTQDHPDVEIYCAAVDEKLNDHGYIVPGLGDAGDRLFGTK; from the coding sequence ATGGTAGAGTACAAGAAAAATGTATACGTATTTGACCACCCTTTGATTCAGCACAAGCTGACCTTAATTCGTGACAAAAACACAGGGGTTAAAGAGTTCAGAGAGCTTGTTGAAGAGATAGCAATGCTCATGGCGTATGAGGTTACAAGAAATCTACCTTTAAAAGAGGTTGAAATTGAAACACCTGTTGGAGTTGCAAAGTGCAAAGTAATCTCTGGAAGAAAACTTGCAATTGTGCCCATTCTGCGCGCCGGGCTTGGCATGGTGGATGGACTTTTAAAGTTAATTCCTGCTGCAAAGGTGGGGCATATTGGTCTTTACAGAGACCCTGAGACTTTAAAGCCTGTTGAGTATTACTGCAAACTTCCACAGGATGTCCACGAAAGAGACATAATTGTGCTTGACCCGATGCTTGCAACAGGGGGGTCTGCGTCTGCCGCGTTTGACTATATAAAAAGATACAATCCTCAGAGTTTAAAACTCATGTGCCTCATTGCAGCACCAGAAGGCATTGAAAGGTTAACTCAAGACCATCCTGACGTTGAGATTTACTGCGCAGCAGTTGATGAAAAACTAAATGACCACGGCTATATTGTTCCCGGGCTTGGTGATGCCGGTGACAGACTGTTTGGTACAAAGTAA
- a CDS encoding deoxycytidylate deaminase, with the protein MRPTWDEYFMQIVDIVKERSTCLRRKVGALIVKDKRILATGYNGAPTGLPHCDEVGCLREKLNVPSGQRHELCRGLHAEQNAIIQAAKMGVVIDGSVIYTTTYPCVICAKMIVNAGIKKVIYKGSYPDEMSQQIFKEAGIEVIKFEEK; encoded by the coding sequence ATGAGACCTACATGGGACGAATACTTTATGCAGATTGTGGATATAGTAAAAGAGCGCTCCACTTGCCTCAGAAGGAAGGTTGGAGCTTTGATTGTAAAAGACAAAAGGATTCTTGCAACAGGCTACAATGGAGCACCCACAGGTCTTCCTCACTGTGACGAGGTTGGGTGCTTAAGAGAAAAGTTAAATGTTCCTTCAGGGCAGAGACATGAGCTTTGCAGAGGACTTCATGCAGAACAAAACGCTATAATCCAGGCAGCAAAAATGGGTGTTGTGATAGATGGAAGTGTAATTTACACAACAACATATCCTTGTGTAATATGTGCAAAGATGATAGTAAATGCAGGGATAAAGAAGGTTATATATAAAGGTTCGTATCCAGATGAAATGAGCCAGCAGATATTTAAAGAAGCAGGGATAGAGGTGATAAAGTTTGAAGAAAAATAG
- the glmU gene encoding bifunctional UDP-N-acetylglucosamine diphosphorylase/glucosamine-1-phosphate N-acetyltransferase GlmU — MKRQTFIVLAAGEGKRMKSKYSKVVQKIMGKPMILYLIDEIEKNFENSEIVVVVGNKKEDVCKVLDGRNIKFAHQEKQLGTAHAVMCAMDKLSKQAEDVFVLYADAPFIKADTLKRISEKRKKENASLCLLTAIFENPYGYGRIISDENGNVLKIVEEKDATDEQRRIKEINPGFYCFEINALASVLTKIDNNNSQQEYYLTDSIEILNREGKKVVKVLCDDNFEVMGINSRYELFLAEQELKIRINKKHLAEGVQMIDMYSVYIHPDVQIGKDTVIYPGTFILGNTTIGEECVIGPNSYIVNSKIGNKCHVWFSVIEDSEIKDNVKVGPYAHLRPNSILEEGVKIGNFVEVKNSKVGRNTKSAHLTYIGDADIGENVNLGCGTIFVNYDGYKKHRTVVEDNAFIGCNSNLVAPVKIGKNAYIAAGSTITDDVPADALAIARERQTIKEGWVLKRKKMYESHNNK, encoded by the coding sequence ATGAAAAGACAAACGTTTATTGTACTTGCTGCTGGTGAAGGCAAAAGAATGAAGTCAAAGTATTCTAAGGTTGTTCAAAAAATAATGGGAAAACCAATGATACTTTATCTGATTGACGAGATTGAGAAAAACTTTGAAAATAGCGAGATAGTAGTTGTTGTCGGCAACAAAAAAGAGGATGTCTGCAAGGTTTTAGATGGCAGAAATATAAAATTTGCTCATCAAGAAAAGCAGCTTGGGACTGCCCACGCGGTGATGTGTGCAATGGACAAGCTCTCAAAGCAGGCGGAAGATGTATTTGTTCTTTACGCAGATGCACCTTTTATTAAAGCAGATACACTAAAAAGAATTTCTGAAAAAAGAAAGAAGGAGAACGCATCGCTCTGTCTTTTGACTGCCATCTTCGAAAATCCGTATGGTTATGGGAGAATAATTTCTGATGAGAATGGTAATGTTTTAAAGATTGTCGAGGAGAAGGATGCAACAGACGAGCAGAGGAGAATAAAAGAAATAAATCCAGGTTTTTATTGCTTTGAAATAAATGCACTTGCAAGTGTTTTAACAAAGATAGACAATAACAACAGCCAGCAAGAGTATTATCTTACAGACAGCATAGAGATACTGAATAGAGAAGGTAAGAAGGTAGTAAAAGTCCTATGTGATGATAATTTTGAGGTCATGGGCATTAACTCAAGGTATGAGCTTTTTTTGGCTGAGCAGGAGCTGAAAATAAGAATAAATAAAAAGCACCTTGCAGAAGGTGTTCAAATGATAGATATGTATTCTGTCTACATTCATCCAGATGTGCAGATAGGTAAAGACACAGTGATATATCCCGGCACATTCATACTTGGCAACACTACAATAGGAGAAGAGTGCGTAATTGGACCGAACTCATACATTGTGAATTCAAAAATAGGTAATAAGTGTCATGTGTGGTTTTCGGTGATTGAGGATTCTGAGATAAAAGACAATGTAAAGGTTGGACCTTATGCTCACTTGCGTCCAAACAGCATCTTGGAAGAAGGAGTCAAGATTGGCAACTTTGTTGAGGTGAAAAACTCAAAGGTGGGCAGAAACACAAAGTCAGCTCATCTTACATACATTGGAGATGCTGACATAGGCGAAAATGTGAATTTGGGCTGCGGGACCATATTTGTAAACTACGATGGGTATAAAAAGCACAGAACAGTGGTTGAAGACAATGCGTTTATTGGCTGCAACTCGAATCTTGTAGCACCTGTTAAAATTGGGAAGAACGCCTACATTGCGGCAGGTTCTACAATCACAGATGATGTTCCTGCAGATGCTCTTGCGATTGCCCGTGAAAGGCAGACTATAAAAGAAGGCTGGGTTTTAAAGCGCAAGAAGATGTATGAAAGCCACAATAATAAATAA
- a CDS encoding ribose-phosphate diphosphokinase — MITHGKEIKIFTGNSNKELAEEIASHLGKKLGDAEIGRFSDGEISVRINETVRGADVFVVQSTCHPVNENLMELLIMIDAFKRASAGRITAVIPYYGYARQDRKARARDPITAKLVANLITSAGADRVLTMDLHAPQIQGFFDIPLDHLIGVPILAKYFMENVNLENAVVVSPDLGSVTRARNFATKLDLPLAIVDKRRPKANVAEIMNIIGDVKDKTCLMVDDMIDTAGTIVAAAQALMDYGAKEVYACCTHPVLSGPAVERIQQSPIKELVVLNTIPLPPEKRIDKIKVLSVASLFAEAITRIYEDVAISTLFDEYISTKGNR; from the coding sequence GTGATAACACATGGTAAAGAGATAAAAATATTTACTGGTAATTCGAACAAGGAGCTTGCAGAAGAGATAGCCAGTCACCTGGGCAAGAAGCTTGGTGATGCAGAGATTGGCAGGTTTTCAGACGGTGAGATATCAGTTAGAATAAACGAAACTGTGCGCGGCGCAGATGTTTTTGTAGTCCAGTCAACCTGTCATCCCGTGAATGAAAATCTGATGGAACTTTTAATCATGATTGACGCTTTCAAAAGAGCTTCGGCAGGAAGAATTACAGCTGTGATACCATACTATGGATATGCAAGACAGGACAGAAAAGCACGGGCACGCGACCCAATAACAGCAAAGCTTGTTGCAAATTTGATAACATCTGCAGGGGCAGATAGGGTCTTAACTATGGACCTTCACGCACCTCAAATTCAAGGGTTTTTTGATATACCACTTGACCATCTAATTGGTGTTCCGATTTTAGCAAAATATTTTATGGAAAATGTGAACTTAGAGAATGCTGTTGTTGTATCGCCAGACCTTGGAAGTGTGACACGTGCACGCAACTTTGCAACAAAGCTTGACCTGCCGCTTGCCATAGTTGACAAAAGAAGACCCAAAGCAAATGTTGCCGAGATTATGAACATAATTGGTGATGTGAAAGACAAGACATGTTTGATGGTTGATGATATGATAGATACAGCAGGTACTATTGTTGCTGCAGCTCAGGCTCTTATGGATTATGGTGCAAAGGAAGTTTATGCATGCTGTACGCACCCGGTTTTATCCGGACCTGCTGTTGAGAGAATACAACAGTCGCCTATTAAAGAGCTTGTTGTGCTCAACACCATTCCTCTTCCGCCTGAAAAAAGGATAGATAAGATAAAGGTGTTGTCTGTTGCAAGCCTTTTTGCTGAAGCAATAACAAGAATATACGAGGATGTGGCTATTTCTACCCTTTTTGATGAATATATAAGCACAAAAGGGAACAGATAA
- the pth gene encoding aminoacyl-tRNA hydrolase has product MDYIITGLGNPGERYTFTRHNAGFLAIDYLAQFFNTKVDKIKFKGLVGSFEYAGKKVLLLKPMTYMNASGESIIEAVNFYKIKPEKLIVIYDDIAFDVGVVKMRKKGSDGGHNGIKSIIQCLGTEEFPRIRIGIGVPKYDMVKYVLSEFEDGEKEKIFRAIEKASNGIKILLESDIDRAMNYINGDVVV; this is encoded by the coding sequence TTGGACTATATTATTACAGGGCTTGGTAATCCTGGTGAGAGATACACATTTACAAGACACAATGCAGGTTTTTTAGCGATTGACTATTTAGCACAGTTTTTTAACACCAAAGTTGACAAAATAAAGTTCAAAGGTTTGGTTGGCAGCTTTGAATATGCCGGTAAAAAAGTTTTGCTTTTAAAGCCAATGACATATATGAACGCAAGTGGAGAAAGTATCATAGAGGCAGTAAACTTTTATAAGATAAAGCCTGAAAAGCTTATTGTGATTTACGATGATATAGCCTTTGATGTTGGAGTTGTGAAGATGAGGAAAAAAGGGTCTGATGGAGGGCACAATGGTATAAAATCAATAATACAGTGCCTTGGTACAGAAGAATTTCCAAGAATCAGAATAGGTATTGGTGTTCCAAAATATGATATGGTAAAATATGTTTTGTCTGAATTTGAAGATGGTGAAAAAGAAAAGATATTCAGAGCAATTGAAAAAGCATCAAACGGCATAAAAATCTTGCTTGAAAGTGATATAGATAGGGCAATGAATTATATAAACGGGGATGTGGTGGTGTAG